AAATtaggaccaatcagagaagagcccgtcctgctttggttcccgcccacacagTGCCAAAAGTCATACATACGAGCGAGCAGAtcaagttttcgcgagagcgaatgtcagtctctgcgctcgcagttgttgaatttcctctcgcggctgctaaaattgagtgcgcagaagaaattcacgcttgcgaaaacctgaaattcGCTCGAATAGACGGTTCctcgcatgtgtgagttttggcactaaAATAACGCCATATGTATTTGCAATCCATTGCGGTGACTGAAGTGAGTTCCAGTCTGGTTGGGAAGGGCAGACTCGTGTGTTGGGGTGCTTACTTGGCCTCCAGGTACTCTCTGGGCAGCTCCTCCAGGTCCTCTGTGCCCATGCCGGACGAGCGGATCTCCTGCTCCACCAGCGTGTCCACCATCACACGGAAGTGAGCCCACAACGTGTCCTCCCATGACTCACACACCGGcaggagctacacacacacacacacacacacacacacacacacacacacacacacacacacagggaaggacagcacaaagaaaagagagtcagaaagacaacaaaaaaagtaaacaagccagcaagaagggaaaaaagacagaagaaggaaagaagaaaagaatgaaggaaagagaaacagagacaaagaatacaGCACAACCATTCAAAGATGAAGATGTAGAATGCAAGGCAAGAGGTCAGGTCACATCTCTGAGCTTGGAGTCAATCATGGTGTCCGTGTGGCAAGGGTCCTCACCTGTCTCAAGTTCCCACTGAGCGCTGCGTAGATGGCCCTCTCGTAGCGGCTCAACTGGTCCTAGGGACATCACAAGGGCGCGTGAGCAAAGGCAGACACAaagagggtgtgtttgaggcaaaatgtgtgtgtgtgttttatagtgcCTCACCTCCTCTGCCATTCTCCAACAGCAGGCCTTCCATATGCAGCGGTGGGGATTCCCTTCCACAGGTTGAATCTCTGATCCATCTAcggagcaaagaaaaaaaagaaaacgcacGCTTTCAGAATCAGACCCCCATGATATAGACGGTCACAATGACACAACGGTATGTAATAATGTATATTCATAAAATCGTAATCCTGTGTAGTTCTCCATGTGAGCACTCACTTCCATTGATGTTGGGGTCGTGATACAGTTTCCAGCCTTCCAGTGTGGCTGCTCTCCACGCCTGCCCACAGCGCTTACACAGCCTctgagcctacacacacacacacagacagacagacacactacacattAGGAGAAAATTATCATAAATGCAATTTTGAGTGGtaatttccttctttcattaagagcctctctctctctctctctctctctctctctctctctctctctctctctctctctctctctctctctctctctctctctctctctctctctctctctctctctctctctctctctctctctctctctctctctctctctctctcgccatgcCTTGTCCATCTCCTATGTCCCTCCGgacccatcctcctcctctgaccATCCTCTATCCCACTCCCCATcctcttaaagcagcaataaggagttctgttccagaagaagcaagctaactacctaatagggaaaaaccttgcaaacaccaccaacagcccagttgacactgatagaagcttgccaacacacttacTATATCCTGAACGGCTAGTGGGAaaaacacaggtgtttatctgtcctttacgtgaccatatgctatcaaaatgaatttgaggatggtaccaaaactagttgcctataaaaccatacctcaaaaagtcaaattgttgcatagtgttactttaagtcaTATCCAATACATAACACAGTTTGGTTGGGATACGAATGTGCTTTACAGGAGACTTAAGGACACTGCATAGTGTGAATGTGGTGCTTCTATTCCAAATACTCAATACCAACCATGTCAAAACATCTCTCTATCCTCAAATCCTCTCTATCCTCAAACCACCACTCTTCCACTATTCTGCTCTATCAGTCTGTctacccctccatctccccatctccccgTCCCCCCTTTCTCACCTCATCGGTCATGCCCGCGCGGATGAGTGTAAAGAGGTTCTTGAGGATGCGGGCGTCGTCCTCGCGGTCCAGGTCTGCGAGGGGTCTCTTCTGCCTGATGGGGGCGTCGGGGTCCAGCTCCGTCACCAGTGGGCGCATGAAGCCTGTCTGTGGctgagtgtgtctctgcttCAGAGCATGCAGCGTGTTCTCCCTgcccacaatacacacacacacaagttatgtatacacagatacacatacacatataaatacagacacacacgaaatATGTgtacacagaagacacacacacacacacacacacacatctggggaTGTGTGTATCTCAGCTTTTGAATGGGCTGAATGTTGCAcagatgaacacaaacacacacacacacacacacacacacacacacacacacacacacacacacaatcagacataTGATAAACAGAAGCACAGGCAAATCATACCCGTGGactaaacatacaaacaatgtCTGTCAATAAAAGGAATTTACATTAACACCAATATTGCTGTACTGGGAATATACATCCTAAAGTGCTCTAATGCTAAGGAAAGCACTCCAAGGAAAGCAGAAACTCAACATGCACGTGCAcaaatgtctgttttgtgtgaagCTTGGTCCACTCACCAGCACACAGACTTGGCATAGAACTCAATGTTGTCGGAGAAATCTCCCAGCTCATCCCTGGCAATACTCTCTAGCCAGTCAACAACAAGCTGCAGAGAGCAACAACAGCAGATGCACAGATCGCAGCCATGAGAGTCATACATATGCATTATAAACTGACAAAacgtgaccgtgtgtgtgtgtgtgtgagagagagtgtgtgtgtgtgtgtgtgagagagagtgtgtgtgagagtatgtgtgtgtacctgactcTGCCGCACAACTTCATCCCTCTGGAACAGCTGCTCCATTATGATCTTCTCACTCACACTAGGGGCCTGAGAGACAATAACggactgttacacacacacacacacacacacacacacacacacacacacacaggcactcagcgatccacatccgcacacacgcatgcacacacacaagcacaccacacacataccgcatgtacacacacacacacacacacacacacacacacaggtacttcaaccatacacacatactctcaatCATACTTACAGCTACATCCATCATGATGTCTTCCTCCAGAGCTGACTGGACACGGTCCCTGCACAGGAGCAGATACACATTCAGCACAACCAACTGCTGAccaacactgctgtgtgtgtgtgtgtgtgtgtgtgtgtgtgtgtgtgtgtgtatcactgagTGAATGTGTCTATACAGTTGAGGGAGAGTTTTTCAATGTGGTGGATGTATGGGTGtttgttatatatatgtatgcatgaacaaatgtgtgtgcaaCTTAAGTGAGCaagaggggctgtgtgtgtgtgtgtgtgtgtgtgtgtgtgtgtgtgtgtgtgtgtaccggtaAAGGGAGGTGACTAGGCGCCATGTGACCATCTCCTGCTGGAGTAGCCAGTAGATCCCTGCCGTCTTGGAGGTTTTCTGCTGACCAGGGGCTGAGCGCAGCACCAGCTTTTGCAGAGTGGACACCTGCAACGGCAACAACAGTAAGACATCCCCTCTGGGCCGCAACACCACGTGTCCTccagcacaagcacaagcacaagcacaagcacaagcacaagcacaagcacaagcacactgcacactgcacaattacattttgttgGACACCTCAGGTCTATTTAACGGTTTGCATTAACATGcttttgtatttcatttaaatTACATTCTTGTTAATTGTGCCTCACTGTCTAAGCAATGTTTAAGCAATAAGACACGAGTGACAGTGGGGTTGGTAAATGATATCACAGCCGTCATTGGGCCACAGGCACGAGGCCAAGTAGGGGAATCACAATCGAGTGTCACACTGAACACGAACACATGTGTCATATTGCTTTTATGCAACAGTTTCACAACCAACTAATTGAGTTTAATGACACCAGATTTtgatttctttcatttctttcgaTTTTCATGATTCATTCTCCACTCCAAAAAATTGTTCTGAACTGGAGTGTTCAGTGTCAGAGGGTTGCCAAGCAACGAATATTGTCAATATTGCCAAGTTGAATCAGAGAGGCTAAttgtacacattcatttgtacagTCACCTGTTTTTCGGTGACATGTTAATTTTTACATACCCCTAGTCACTAGGGCCTAGTGCATTTGCTACCTTTCCTCACTCGAAAACTGTCAAATGTTatgtatgaaaataaatatataagtaAATAACGCCCAAAAAAACCCTAACCTGCCATTCTCGCGACATTCATGTCGTACAAGTTGACTTTTAAAGTATATCAAACGCGGAGTGATTACTAGCGGGGAGTAATTGATCGACTGGATCTAACTGTTGTATAATTGTATTACCCTTTGACCATGACATCAACATATAAATCAAGCCTTTTATTCCCATCTGGCATTCTGATTTTTCTCCcccatacacaagcacacaaacaggcaaCACACCAaatccaacacacagacacagacacagactcacagacacaggcacagacacacagacacagacacagacacagacactaccTTGTCCTGGCAGATGTTCTCATACTCCTCCAGAAGATCGAACACGGCGGTGGAGGCGTTCCTGAGGAAGGCCTGTAGGAAGTCTGTGAACAGGCTCACAGaggctgcgcacacacacgcacacacacacacacacacacacacacacacacacacacacacacacacaggtttcacATGATGAACAGGCTCAcagaggctgcacacacacacacaggtttcacATGATgtacaaagggaaaaaaagaacatttctcAATTTGTTGTAATGGACTGTTGGACTGTTTAAATGTGTTGGACTATTCAGAAAATATGATTCCTGATGAAATTTGACCTGTAATATGGAATCAAATACAGtacataaaatgtgtgtgtgtgtgcgcgcacgcaagCCGTACCAGCTTCCCCAGGGTCCTCCTCTTTGAGCATGACTGCACTCATGTTGAGGTCTTCAGTGAAGGTGGTGTCCCCCAGGCCTGATAGGGGGGAGGGGTACAAGCTGTTGGTCCAGTCACTGTCATCCAGATtctgaaagaaagagggacagaggaaaagagtgaacgtcagagaaagaaagaaagaaaggagagagagagagagagcgagagaaagaaagagagagagagagagagagagagagagaggggagatagagagaaggagagagtcaTATCCATGTGCTAATTTCATTCCCGGCTCATCCTTGATGTTTCTTGccaaaaactcacacactcaggagtGAATAGTTTCAATGGTTGTCTAGTTTCAATGGTTGTCACACACTCAGGAGTGAATAGTTTCAATGGTTGTCTGCATAGGTTTCAGAGGCAGTgcggcacgtgtgtgtgtgtgtgtgtgtgtgtgtgtgtgtgtgtgtgtgtgtgtgtgcccctgatGGGGCGGCGTTCTTATCATGATCTAATGCATCTGATGTTCTTGTTACACCAGTAAAGGCTTCTCACCATGCTCAAACTTCCTGCAGGACGCGGCGTGTGGATGAACCTCGGCGTCCGGCTCCCTGTGCCCAAAATGGCAGACACGTCAGGGTTCCTGAGACCACTCTTGGGGGTGACTGGACAGAAGGGTACAGCAAACATCATCATTGTAATCaaaatcatcatcaacaacaacaacaacaaagacgaTGACAACGacaacagtaataataacaacagaGGATGGCCCTTCAAAAGCATTcctgtgacagtgacagtacTTACAGCTTTGCTTAAGGAGGGACCCAGGAGTGTGGCGCAGGACAGAGCGAGCACCTGGGGTGTTGGCATGAATTGGGGAGTCATCCTGAGCTAGAGGAACTAATGAGGAGttaaggagcagagagagagaacaacaaacacatatgctGCCAGCTGAAAAATGACTGCCATTGGTAAAAGACTTGTTGACAGTACAAACTTAGACTCGATATGTTCAAATAAGACTCAAGTTGCTAAGTTCATGAGAACACCAAAAACATGCTAACGTTACATGTTTTCAATCCCCGAATACCCAAGTCTTATGACACTAAAACTAGCACACTACATGGTACGGTTCAGGAAAGGATACAGGCCACCTTCTTGTGGGAACTTTTTCTTCGTGCAGCTCGCGTCACCTCGGAGTCCCGGACGACCGGTGAATTTAACCTGTAAATagcaacaaacacagagaattTCTGAGACAGTGTC
Above is a window of Clupea harengus chromosome 21, Ch_v2.0.2, whole genome shotgun sequence DNA encoding:
- the nup107 gene encoding nuclear pore complex protein Nup107, yielding MDWLNSPVVRDSEVTRAARRKSSHKKVAFPLAQDDSPIHANTPGARSVLRHTPGSLLKQSFTPKSGLRNPDVSAILGTGSRTPRFIHTPRPAGSLSMNLDDSDWTNSLYPSPLSGLGDTTFTEDLNMSAVMLKEEDPGEAASVSLFTDFLQAFLRNASTAVFDLLEEYENICQDKVSTLQKLVLRSAPGQQKTSKTAGIYWLLQQEMVTWRLVTSLYRDRVQSALEEDIMMDVAAPSVSEKIIMEQLFQRDEVVRQSQLVVDWLESIARDELGDFSDNIEFYAKSVCWENTLHALKQRHTQPQTGFMRPLVTELDPDAPIRQKRPLADLDREDDARILKNLFTLIRAGMTDEAQRLCKRCGQAWRAATLEGWKLYHDPNINGNGSEIQPVEGNPHRCIWKACCWRMAEEDQLSRYERAIYAALSGNLRQLLPVCESWEDTLWAHFRVMVDTLVEQEIRSSGMGTEDLEELPREYLEANWTMEKVFEELQTTESKRVIEESRQHYHNIQKNIILGDLDGLLEEFSVWLNSSPSLPSHLLRFMSHLVLFYRSLGMQLKEEISVDVLKAYIGLLVKEKQIELIAFYVSHLSSDVAVSQYANFLESVTETDQRKRCLELGREAGLDVAAVTKTVVETVRERDSQEFSHHDLTLDTATTAEDRQKIDVIDWLVFDPAQRAEALKQSNAIMRKFLASKKYDAAKEVFAKVPGDSMKEICRQWEEQGMDTPLPAEDENAIREHLCIRAYLEAHEAFNEWFKHMNSPPVKPTLAAQAKFTEKVAFEMKEKDYQMEHDNWQGRLDALTEDVKEHIYNVLLFVDGGWMVDVREDAEEDPERAHQMSVLRRLCLPMMAFLLQTVLQKTQRHQENLRLADIIASEQHRLYEVFSKDELHNFLQRLRESSLLLLDKGLDPLGYEIQQ